The genome window GAGTGCCCATCTTATCTATCCGGCCGCCGATCTGTCGGAACAGATTTCCACTGCTGGCAAAGAGGCTTCAGGGACCGGTAACATGAAGTTCATGCTCAATGGCGCGCTTACCATTGGCACGCTCGATGGCGCCAACGTGGAGATGCGCGAGGAGGTGGGGGCGGAGAACTTTTTTCTGTTTGGCCTTACCGCCGAAGAGGTAGAAGGCATCAAGCGTAAAGGATATTTCCCGGGTGATTATGTTGCCGGAAACGGCGAGTTGCGTGCAGTGTTGGAGCTTATCAGTAGCGGACATTTTTCCAACGGTGATGCCGAAGTGTTTCGTTCCGTTGTCGATAATCTGACCCAGTCGGATCCGTTTCTGGTACTGGCCGATTACGCTGCCTATATCGCTTGCCAAGAGGAAGTGAGTGCTGCATGGCAGGATAAGGAAAATTGGACGCGAATGTCGATTCTGAACACTGCGCGTAGTGGCAAGTTTTCCTCCGATCGCGCTATTGGCGAGTATTGCGACGAGATCTGGAATGTACAACCAGTGCCGGTAAAGTTATAGAATGAATTGCCATGTCGTCACAAGATAAAGCGAGATCGCGAGGAAAGAGTAGCGCAGGTATGGTATCGGTGATGCGTAGCAAGACTCCGTCACCCTTTACGATCTTGCCGGGAACCCGGTTTCCACCGGGTGCCACCGCTGGCGCGGACGGTGTGAACTTCTGCATCTTCAGTCAGCATGCGATCCGGGTCGAACTGATGTTGTATGCTGCCGCGGACAGTCCCGAGCCGTTTCAAATTATTCACCTGGATCCCGAGCTTAATCGCAGCTTCTTCTTCTGGCATGTGTTCGTCGAGGGTTTGCCGATTGGGACGCGTTACACCTGGCGCATGGATGGTCCCAGCGACACCACCGCCACCGGACGGCGTTTCTATGCCGGCAAAGAACTGCTTGATCCCTGGGCGCGCGCGGTGAGCGATACGTTGTGGGATCGCCGGCGTGCCTGCACTACCGAAGATAGCGGGTTGAACCGCTTGCGCGCTATTGTCGTCGAGCCGCATGCACCGGCAACATCCGACATGTCATCGCTCTGGAAAAAGACTGACCTGGAAGGTGCAGTGATCTATGAGCTACATGTGGGTGGTTTTACCCGCCATCCTTCGGCAGCGGTAGCGCATCCTGGTAGTTTCGCCGCACTTAAGGAGAAGATTCCTTATCTACAGGCGCTCGGCGTGACGCATGTTGAACTGCTGCCGGTGATGGCCTTCGACACGCAAGATGCACCGTCCAGTGTCACAGATCGTGGGTTACACAACTATTGGGGATATAGTACACACAGTTTTTGGGCGCCGCATCCTGGGTATAGCGTCGATCCGGTGCAATCCACTCGCGAGTTTCGCGACTTGGTTGATGCCCTGCACGCGGCCGGTATCCGCGTGTTGCTGGATGTGGTTTATAACCATACGGCGGAGGGCGGCGAAGCTGGGCCGGTGATCCATTTCCGTGGGCTAGCCAACGATATTTTCTATCACCTTGACGCCATCGATCGGCGCCACTACCTCGATTTTACTGGTTGTGGCAACACTGTGAACTGCAATCATCCGCTGGTGACGGCGTTCATCCTGCATAGTCTGGAATATTGGGTGGAGATGCTGGGTGTAGACGGTTTTCGCTTCGATCTTGCCAGCGTCTTCGTGCGCGGCGACAATGGCATACCGCTGGCAAATCCGCACTTACCCTGGGCTATCGAATTCTCGCGCACACTCTCTCGCGTGCCCGTGATTGCTGAGGCCTGGGATGCGGCCGGGTTGTATCACGTCGGTGCTTTTCCCGGTATGGCCTGGTCGGAATGGAACGGCCGCTACAGGGATGTGATGCGTCGTTTTGTGCGCGGTGATCCCGGACTCATTAGTGAAGTGGCGACACGCATCGCTGGCAGCGCTGATCTGTACATTGACGATGAGCGTAAGCCGGCTAATAGCATCAATTTCATCGCCTGTCACGACGGATTCACCCTCTGTGATCTGGTGAGCTATAACACGAAGCATAACGAGGCTAACGGAGAAAACAATCGCGACGGCAGCAACGACAACCTCAGTTGGAATTGTGGTGTCGAGGGTGAGACCGAAGATGCCGCAGTGAACACATTACGTTTACGGCAAGCGAAGAACCTGCTGGCCATCCTCATGCTGTCACGCGGCGTGCCCATGCTGCAGGCCGGCGATGAGGTGCTGCGCACACAGTGCGGCAATAACAATGCCTGGTGTCAGGATAATGGCCTTAGCTGGTTCGACTGGCGGCTCACCGAGCGTAATGCCGACATGTTGCGCTATACACGGGAATTGATTGCGTTTCGCCGCCGTCATGCCAATCTTACCTCCAACCGTTTCTTTACTGGCGCAATGGTGCCCGGCCGTGATATCACCGATATCGCCTGGCATGGGGTACGTCTTAACGAACCGCTATGGAACGATCCGGAGGCGCGTATGCTTGCCTTCACTATAGCTGGTCAGCACGATGACGAAGAGGATCTGCATGTGATTCTGAATATGTCGGACCAGTCCTTGGATGTGGCTTTGCCGGTCATGCGCGAGCGCCGCTGGCATCTGGCGCTTGACACCACCCAACCTGCGCCTGCGGATATCCTCGTTGGCGATTGTCAAATGCCGGTGATTGGCGGAGCCTATCTGGCCGGTCCGCGAAGTGTGGTTGTCCTCGAAGCACGCACATGAGCAGTCGCATCGTTCTGGTCGTCAACGCGGGTTCATCCAGTCTAAAATTTTCAGTGTTTCACCTAGATGATACGGACTTCTTGCAATTGGCTATGCGCGGGCAAATCGATGGTATTGGTACCCAGCCGCATTTATGCGTGAAGGATGTCACGGGTTCAGTGGTGGCCGAACGCGATTTCGCGATTATCGAGATCAATAACGTGCAACAGGCAATCGGGTTTGCCGGCGCCTGGCTGAGCGAGCATTTTCAGGATACGCCGTTACTTGCCGTGGGGCATCGTGTAGTCCACGGCGGCACTAATTATTCACATCCTGTGTTGGTCGATGAGGCTGTGTTCGCGGCGCTGGAACAATTGGTCCCACTTGCACCCCTGCATCAGCCGCACAATT of Bacteroidota bacterium contains these proteins:
- the glgX gene encoding glycogen debranching protein GlgX — protein: MRSKTPSPFTILPGTRFPPGATAGADGVNFCIFSQHAIRVELMLYAAADSPEPFQIIHLDPELNRSFFFWHVFVEGLPIGTRYTWRMDGPSDTTATGRRFYAGKELLDPWARAVSDTLWDRRRACTTEDSGLNRLRAIVVEPHAPATSDMSSLWKKTDLEGAVIYELHVGGFTRHPSAAVAHPGSFAALKEKIPYLQALGVTHVELLPVMAFDTQDAPSSVTDRGLHNYWGYSTHSFWAPHPGYSVDPVQSTREFRDLVDALHAAGIRVLLDVVYNHTAEGGEAGPVIHFRGLANDIFYHLDAIDRRHYLDFTGCGNTVNCNHPLVTAFILHSLEYWVEMLGVDGFRFDLASVFVRGDNGIPLANPHLPWAIEFSRTLSRVPVIAEAWDAAGLYHVGAFPGMAWSEWNGRYRDVMRRFVRGDPGLISEVATRIAGSADLYIDDERKPANSINFIACHDGFTLCDLVSYNTKHNEANGENNRDGSNDNLSWNCGVEGETEDAAVNTLRLRQAKNLLAILMLSRGVPMLQAGDEVLRTQCGNNNAWCQDNGLSWFDWRLTERNADMLRYTRELIAFRRRHANLTSNRFFTGAMVPGRDITDIAWHGVRLNEPLWNDPEARMLAFTIAGQHDDEEDLHVILNMSDQSLDVALPVMRERRWHLALDTTQPAPADILVGDCQMPVIGGAYLAGPRSVVVLEART